The Gossypium hirsutum isolate 1008001.06 chromosome A13, Gossypium_hirsutum_v2.1, whole genome shotgun sequence nucleotide sequence CGAGCCTGTCAGGTAGGCACGACTAGGTTGTGCCTGTGAGGTAGACACGACCCCAAAAAGTataccattttcgtaattaatctggCTGACAACCTATTTtggtgtataatttttttttataatattgggGTAAAAAACCCTAATATAGACATCAAAATCAATGTGAAATTGAAGGATAATCCAACCACTTATAAACTGTCATATCTGTAATTAAGTATGATATCTTAAGActgtttaataaaataatattcaacTTAAAAATATGggatttgaaaaaattaattggaaaaaaagggaatttttgaaatctactttttatataaaattatgcattaattatttaatcaaaaatcACTTCTAATATATGTGATTGTGgttttaactaaaataatttgaattacaaattgatattttaataattttaaaaatatttaaattggttcctttaaaaaatttttaaaaaatcaagatattcataaaaatatacaaatgctAAATTCCAATTATTTATAAAAGTTTcgaattgaaaattttgaggtattaaataaataaattaacaaatcgagtttatcatactaattttgaaatatatatgttatttacgTTCCTTAACTTGGATTTACATATTGTCAACAAAGATTTTAATatgcattatttattttttttaaaatttaacttagcTCGAATTTCATTTTACTTTATTCGAAAAATTTTCAATCCAagttaaagataataaaataggactcgtcaacttgattaactcgaaatttttctACTTGATTTTAGATGATTATTGGGTGACAattgtaataataatttttataataaaaactatgaaaatcaaaacaattttagtttttaaacttgaatcattttaatccataaatttataaatattacaaacaaaaagttaataataatatttttttaattagaattgggtaaaaaaagtaaaatacacTTAAGGTGATTAATCTGTTAATAAGTTTAGGTTTTGatcaattaatttcaaaaatttataaaatgattattgaattattcaaaagttttcatttaagtcattagactattgaaattgttgttgtatggcCTTTTTTATTCGCACCGTTTACACCAATCGAAAATTttcattctctctctctcttttacagtccattttttTATGAACTAACTTTACATGTTATGAATTTACGTAtcaaaatctaaacaactttctTTTCCAATCTTTGACATTAATTGTTAGATTGgtttggatctaaggtatgttcttttacCCGTTGATGAGTATTAATCCGCCAAATCGATCGTCGAATCGTCGCTTAGAATTcgctaataaaaaaaatatctttaatCACAACTtggaagagaagaagaaaaacaacctAACAAATAACAGTTGAACCATCCAAATCTTTAACAAGAAAAGCAAGAGAAAAATCAATGGGAGATTGATTAATGAGCTGTTGATGCTTGAAATGTAAGAAAAAATGGTGCTTTTTTAATCAATGAAATACCTAATTTTAACAAAGCCCCATCATTTTAATCATTCCTTTGTCCCCACTAACCATTTGAGAAGCTAATTAGAAATCAATGTAAATCAATAcctaatgttttattttatttgatttcctCACCCATAAACAAAGCcataaactgaaaaaaaaaaggttgatttttagtaaatttaaaatttatttaatgtatttttaattttaaggttatttttttaaatttcagaatttaagtctaattgttaatattgttaaatttattttgttaaatccATATTCATTATAATgccattttttagttacatggttACCAAATGAATATGTCTTTTTATTTCAAAACGTCacatcaataaattaaaaaaattaactagtcttgaattttaaaatttaaaaagtaaaaggactaaatttttaaaaataaaaatataaaacaatatgaaatgaggttttttttttcttagattAATTTTTCatcgattgagttttagcttgaTTGGCACTAACATTGTTTCCAGTGTAGGAGGACGTGAATTCAAGTGCACTGaacgtattatcctcttatttaagggttggggagaGACTATGAGTATTTTTAagttttgtataaaaaataaccaatattataagaatctataatgagattaatgtaaaaataaaaattatagccATTTTTCACTTATAACAATTTGTATGATCTTCTCatttattattgttttctttaaaaaaatatcatcaaaatatgaaattagtcttataataaatgaattaaatcacaaataaatattttaaaatttaaaaataaattttgatctaatttaacttttgatacatttaaaaaatattaatattattattaacttagaaatacaatttataatcagCAAAAGGGTGAAGGTTCAAAACAAAATCATTCTTCCTAAGCCATGGTTTTAAATCTCCCTGCAGCCAGCACACAAGTTTAGTAAGTCAAACACTACGTAACCATGCACGTCTTAGATCCttcaattattatattttagttaaaaaaaacccCCTTAAATTATTAATtcgttatatttatatattaagagTTTGTTtctatatgataaatatatttatatcgaagttagaaaatttttttaaggatcattttaagagattaaagtgtatttttatctttattaatttaaaattttaaaaattttaaggattttaaataaaaatatttctattttagGAAGTCAAAGTAACTACTAACCCCTAACTATGCCgttgattaatatatatttatttacattaatGCGATTATCAATCAATTGATGATGAATGGAATTTCTTGTTAATTGTCCCATTAATAAGGTTTagagttttaattaaattcatcttttcatcataaaaacaataataatgttgtttaatgtttttattatgtGTTCTCTTGACGAAGGGAATCAGATAGTTATAAGATACGGTAAATATTCATCAAAATGACGTCTTAAGTAGGCTTTATGCACGCTTACACATATATTATTCTAGAATTAACATGTGTTTATTATACCACACGCTTGACTTCACATCCCCTACCTGCGAATACCCAACAACATGCATGCGAACCTAGTGGGACTCTTTGTGAGGTCCATGTTCTTCTGCATTCACTCGGGTTGTGGATCAAtagtttaaaattatgtttgGATTCTGAATAGATAACTAGAAATACCATAATAAATCTGAAAGGAAAATGCtactactttttatttatttattttttaatctacaAATTGAGAGCCATGCCTTCACAGTCACAAGCCATGTGAAGGGTTTTGAAAGTCGATTTGAAATACATTTGGTGGCTACAAAACCACAAATCCTAGCCAATGGATTTTATTTCCCATaacctcttctcttttctttgcaaATTCcaagatttataaaaaaaaaatcatttggaaaAGCAtggatattattttaatttattattattatttcaataatatacaaaacaaattcaaaatacATCCTAAACGAAAATAATTCTAAATGAGGAGAGATTTATTTATATAAGTGTCGtaactttttatataattaatattttaataattcaacaaTCATTTTTCATGTTTCATTCATGTAGATCATACATGTCTGAGTTTGATATGAATTAAAACTTTCtaactattaattttatataaaaaatttaatcgctaaatatattaatatagacaATATTTTAAATCGAAATGATAGAGATATTGAATTGATTCAAAAATTTATATGACAAgtacaaatattttgataaatttaatagttggattattaaaatattaaccatATACAAAATTACGAAAGAatataaaatcacttaaatttATAAAGGGTGTAAGTGAATccctcctctctctctctctaaatATAACCCATAATTAAGACTTAAATTAAGACATCaagattataaatattatttaaaatgataTTCTAGGAgaatattattattgtatttatatttagaaatgagaaaattaaaagaaaatttattctattttattttattggattAAATCACATTTTTGAGTTTAAACATGATAATTTTTCTCAGaggtttgaactttttttttcaagttaaatcttaaatttaattaGGAATTGTTCACATATTGGgactagtttttttattttttattttgtaaatgttaGGCTTTAAACTTGACAAATATTTTTACATTGggacttgaacttttttttactAGTTAGTACATGAAAGTCCTAAAGTTTAGGTCCCAATATGAATAGGGGTGAGTATTCAGTCGagtcgagtcgagtcgaattgagtcaaaaaatttcgagttagtctAATTGataaatcctattttagcaaccaaactcaatttgaattttctCGAATTGGgtcaaaaaatttcaagtcaaatcGAGTAGAGTTAACGAattctattatttatactcaatgttgtgtTTATAtgaaccgattatttaactagtaaacgaagtataaaattatttaactatataaataatataatggttttgctttttaacttaatgagtaaatatttatcaaaataacatagtttaacttaatggttttgacttttaactttagaaaatgtAAACATTTATCCAAATGGATTAGTTTTGCTTTTTTTTATTCGGATTTTCAGATAActcaaattgtgtaattcatattcaagttaaacccaaaaacttaattttttattcgagttggtCCAAATAACTTGAttgactcaaataactcgaactatttaactcaaaatttgaaaattttatgaagtttttcGAATCAAATCTTGCTCACCCCTAAACGTGAGAATAATTGTTTAGTTTATgacctaacttggacaaaaaaaggtTGAAGCCCCAATGCggaaaaaattataaagtataagTCCCAATATGGGAATAATTGTGAAATTTAGGACCTAATTTGGACCAAAAAGAGTTTAAATCCCAATTTaggtcttaaatagtaatttaaccCTATTTTATATAGTAAGTAGTAACTAAGTTTTGTCGGTGTTCTAAAGCCACGTCACACATGGATGATTCAGCCAATCTAATTCTAGAGCTTGCTGTCTCGCACTTGTACATCGTGGGACCTACTTGCCACCTAGACATATTTCTGACGAAACTGAATCAGTCAGGTTCCCTCAATATTCACGACAGACCAACCATACGTCGCCACGTACCTCAACAGAGGATCTTTATGGTCATTGTTACCTCTTCGAGGCCCCGTACGTCAGCGACTTTGACACATGGCATTCTAAATTTTTTGTAAACGATTCTTTTCTTAATTAGAGGAAATGACAAATACACCCTCTAAAGTCTAAACTATTACGTGGCCGGCGGCGCGGCGTAGGGCTTCTAGTATTGGAAAacactttatatatatttcaagtCAAAGGAAACATCAGCCATAGATTTGCCTTCAATACGTTTTTTGAAAATTCTTGAGCGAGCTTCTTCCTATTTCGATTCGATTTAATTTATGATAAtcgaatttattaaatatttaaatttacttaTTATGATTTAGATATAGATATATTTTTACTAGGTTATATATTATCTGTAATTATAACTTTTGTAACTttgtaaaatatattattatattacttaaaaattaaacgccaaaatataattaataaattaataaatgtaaaataaaagaatatttaaattttcatcttgttttaaacaaaatatataagtaaattgtagtattaaatataaaatattaaaaatctaaaaatgatATAACAACAATGTAAAATTGGAATTAAAGATCTTAAAAAGGTAATTcacttaaacataaaaaaataaaaaaaatcttaaaagggaaaaagaaataaacaaatattcATAAAGAATGGAATTTCAACCATTGGCCTGGTGTCAATGGAGGTCAAAGAAAAGGCGGTTTAAAAAAAAACCATGGGTAAGTTGGGCGCAGTGTTCATATTTATGAAACAacacataataataaattataaatatttttaatccaTTTTTATAAGCACAAACAtgctttttaattaatttatttttttcacttatccattaaaaggaaataaaagttgGTGGAGGTGACAGCCTCCCCCTTTGAATATAAAAGGGTCACTAGCCTCACCTCTTTCACCATCCCATTTCATTATTTGCGTTCATTTGATTTTCTGGGTTTTCCCCCCCGTTATTTTTAGTATCAgcattgtcttttttttttctttagttttgccTTGTTGAAAGCTCAAGGTAATAATATTATCTTGCATTGCTCTTCTCTAGTTCTTTTGTCCAAATTCCAAACAAAATTTTGAGTTcgggttttgtttttgttgtgTTAGATGATCAGCTcgaagttgatagtgtgattttttacTTACAATGTCTGAAATTTACCAACATAAATCTTCAACCAAAATATTTGTTGGAGTTTTTTCAAGCTTTAGCCCAAATTTAGGTGCTTTGATGTTTGATCTGCTCTTTTAAAACTTTCTGGTGAATAAATCTCTTGCTCTAGCCGAAAAGTTTGAAAACATAAGACTGGATCTCATGATGTTGTGTTGCAAAATCTTAGTTGAAAATTAGAACATTGATTAACATGACTTTCCATGTGGTTGGTAGGTGGGCTTGGAATTTTGTAGCCTTCTAGAAGAgcataatttatgtttttttttcttccctttcTTCCTTTCATGTTCATCCatctccatttatttctctttccaTCATTTTATTACACACTTAGTTACTCTGTTTTGCtctgtgtttttcttttttcatttctggGTTCAGTTCGAAGAAATGGCTGAGCGTGCTCTCACTCGCGTCCACAGTCTCCGTGAGCGTTTGGATTCCACGCTTACCGCCCACAGGAACGAGATTTTGGCTTTGCTCTCAAGGTAATTCAGACAAGATCCTTAAAAAAAGATTTTGtgttttttcaataaaatttgcaTGCAAGTTTTGAAATTGTTGGCTTTTTTTTTTGGCTATAGGATTGAAGGTAAAGGAAAAGGAATCCTTCTTCATCATCAAatcattcttgagtttgaagctATCCCTGAAGAGAACCGAAAGAAATTAGCTGATGGTGCATTTTTTGAAATACTGAAAGCCAGTCAGGTTTAAACAAACCCccctttatttttatattttttaaagaaaatatactttGGGTTGTTTTTTGTttgcaaaattttgatttttttggtgtCTATAGGAAGCCATCGTGTTGCCGCCGTGGGTGGCGCTGGCCGTCCGACCAAGACCTGGTGTTTGGGAGTACATTAGAGTTAATGTTCATGCTCTTGTTGTTGAAGAACTCACTGTTGCTGAGTATCTTCGTTTCAAGGAAGAGCTTGTTGATGGAAGGTATACTAATAGTAATAACATGAATTGATTGAATTTTGATCGAGTTTTGTTTAATCTGTTTATTAAAGGCTTTGTTTTTTGCTCACAGTTCAAATGCAAACTTTGTTTTGGAACTGGATTTCGAGCCCTTCAACGCGTCGTTCCCTCGCCCGACTCTTTCGAAATCGATCGGTAACGGCGTCGAGTTCCTTAATCGCCACCTTTCGGCCAAACTGTTCCATGACAAGGAGAGCATGCACCCTTTGCTTGAATTCCTGAAAGTCCATTGTCATAAGGGCAAGGTAACATATGCTGCTGCCTCGTATTTGTCGATTTATTGTGCTTTCGTAGATCGGACCTGGACTCTTGCATGTTGATGATTCTGAGGGGTTCATTATGTTTTTGCAGAACATGATGTTGAATGATAGGATTCAAAACTTGAATTCTCTCCAACATGTTTTGAGGAAGGCAGAGGAGTATCTTGTTGCACTGCCGGCCGAGACTCCTTATGCCGAATTCGAACACAAGTTCCAGGAGATTGGTTTGGAGAGAGGGTGGGGTGATACGGCTGAGCGTGTGCTCGAGATGATCCAACTCCTTTTGGATCTTCTCGAGGCACCCGATCCTTGTACCCTTGAGAAGTTCCTCGGGAGAATTCCCATGGTGTTCAATGTTGTGATTCTTACGCCTCACGGTTACTTTGCTCAGGACAATGTTTTGGGGTATCCCGACACCGGTGGCCAGGTTAGCAATTACGAGATTTCAATGTTGTAATTCGTGTATAAAACAAATTTGTTAACTCTAAATCTTTCGACTCTCCCATGCAGGTTGTTTACATCTTGGATCAAGTCCGTGCCTTGGAGAACGAAATGCTCAACCGTATCAAGCAACAAGGACTCAACATTACCCCTCGTATTCTCATTGTGAGTGTTCATGATCTTTCGATTCGGTTTTATTTGATTTCGGCTGTTATTCATGCTTACAGTACATCTCTTTTGAACTTTTTCTAGATTACTCGACTTCTCCCTGATGCCGTGGGAACAACTTGCGGTCAACGGCTCGAGAAAGTATATGGGACTGAGTACTCGGATATTCTCCGAATACCCTTCAGAACAGAGAAAGGAATCGTACGTAGATGGATCTCAAGATTTGAAGTCTGGCCTTACTTGGAAACTTACACCGAGGTGAGCCATATGAACCATTGAATTTCTTGCATTAGTTTACCCCCATTTCTTTGATTTCATTTACCGAGTATAATCTCTCTTTGTTTTAAGGATGTTGCTCATGAGATTTCAAAAGAGTTGCAAGGCAAGCCCGATTTAATCATCGGAAACTACAGTGATGGTAATATCGTTGCCTCCTTGCTGGCACATAAGTTGGGAGTTACACAGGTTTGTTAGAAACTAATTTACTGGGATATTTTTACGTGTTTATCTTCAATATTGTTTTGGTGTATCGATTCTATTTTTCATTCTATTGTAGTGTACGATTGCTCACGCTTTGGAGAAGACAAAGTATCCAGATTCCGACATCTACTGGAAGAAGCTCGAGGATAAATATCATTTCTCCTGCCAATTTACAGCTGATCTTTTCGCTATGAACCATACGGATTTCATCATCACCAGTACCTTCCAAGAAATTGCTGGAAGGTAGATGTTCGGATTTGATATTTTTGTGTGAAATGCTTTTCTCTATAAACCGTTAACATCGATATTCTTATGATTTCAGCAAGGACACTGTTGGTCAATACGAGAGTCACACTGCTTTCACTCTTCCCGGTCTCTACCGTGTTGTTCACGGAATTGATGTGTTTGATCCTAAATTCAACATTGTGTCCCCTGGTGCCGACATGAGCATATACTACCCTTACACCGAGGAGAAGAAGAGGTTGAAGCATTTCCATTCCGAGATTGAAGAACTTCTTTACAGCAAAGTTGAAAATGAAGAACACTGGTGTGTGCTAAACGACCGCAACAAGCCAATTCTATTTACAATGGCAAGGCTGGATCGTGTTAAGAATTTAACTGGACTTGTTGAATGGTACGGGAAGAATGCTAAGTTGCGTGAATTGGTTAACCTTGTAGTTGTCGGTGGAGATCGGAGAAAAGAGTCCAAGGATTTGGAAGAGAAGGCTGAGATGAAGAAGATGTTCGAGCTCATTGAGAAGTACAAGCTGAACGGTCAGTTCAGATGGATATCATCCCAAATGAACAGAGTTAGGAACGGTGAACTTTACCGTTACATTTGCGACACAAAGGGTGCCTTTGTGCAACCCGCATTATATGAAGCCTTTGGGTTGACTGTCGTTGAGGCCATGACTTGTGGTTTGCCGACATTCGCAACTTGCAATGGTGGACCTGCCGAGATTATCGTTCATGGTAAATCCGGCTTCAACATTGATCCTTACCACGGCGACCAAGCTGCTGAGATCCTTGTCGACTTCTT carries:
- the LOC121212571 gene encoding sucrose synthase, with protein sequence MAERALTRVHSLRERLDSTLTAHRNEILALLSRIEGKGKGILLHHQIILEFEAIPEENRKKLADGAFFEILKASQEAIVLPPWVALAVRPRPGVWEYIRVNVHALVVEELTVAEYLRFKEELVDGSSNANFVLELDFEPFNASFPRPTLSKSIGNGVEFLNRHLSAKLFHDKESMHPLLEFLKVHCHKGKNMMLNDRIQNLNSLQHVLRKAEEYLVALPAETPYAEFEHKFQEIGLERGWGDTAERVLEMIQLLLDLLEAPDPCTLEKFLGRIPMVFNVVILTPHGYFAQDNVLGYPDTGGQVVYILDQVRALENEMLNRIKQQGLNITPRILIITRLLPDAVGTTCGQRLEKVYGTEYSDILRIPFRTEKGIVRRWISRFEVWPYLETYTEDVAHEISKELQGKPDLIIGNYSDGNIVASLLAHKLGVTQCTIAHALEKTKYPDSDIYWKKLEDKYHFSCQFTADLFAMNHTDFIITSTFQEIAGSKDTVGQYESHTAFTLPGLYRVVHGIDVFDPKFNIVSPGADMSIYYPYTEEKKRLKHFHSEIEELLYSKVENEEHWCVLNDRNKPILFTMARLDRVKNLTGLVEWYGKNAKLRELVNLVVVGGDRRKESKDLEEKAEMKKMFELIEKYKLNGQFRWISSQMNRVRNGELYRYICDTKGAFVQPALYEAFGLTVVEAMTCGLPTFATCNGGPAEIIVHGKSGFNIDPYHGDQAAEILVDFFEKCKTDPSYWTKISEGGLKRIEEKYTWKIYSERLLTLTGVYGFWKHVSNLDRLESRRYLEMFYALKYRKLAESVPLAVEE